One window of the Tetragenococcus koreensis genome contains the following:
- a CDS encoding 2-dehydropantoate 2-reductase, with product MKIIIAGAGAMGSRFGLMLHRADNEVILVDGWQEHIDAINKNGLKANFNGEEVVERIPIYNQNEVSTIDFSADLVILFTKAMQLDNMLQSISSLLHEETKVLCLLNGIGHEDIIKNYVPYNNILLGNTMWTSDMEGPGKVKLFGDGSIDLQNLGAGQENVANEVVEVLNQAGLNANDSSNILSSIYKKACVNGAVNGLCTLLGCNIADFGKTTYADAIVEQIVDEFIAIADAQEITLNKDEVLAQIKSSFNPETIGLHYPSMHQDLIVNNRLTEIDYINGVIVRKGKQYQISTPYCTFLTELIHTKEEILGAK from the coding sequence ATGAAAATTATCATAGCAGGAGCGGGAGCGATGGGCAGTCGTTTTGGCTTAATGTTACACCGAGCAGATAATGAAGTCATTTTAGTTGATGGCTGGCAAGAACATATTGACGCCATTAATAAAAATGGTTTAAAAGCAAATTTTAACGGGGAAGAAGTTGTAGAAAGAATCCCTATTTATAACCAAAATGAAGTTTCTACGATCGATTTTTCCGCCGATTTAGTGATTTTATTTACCAAAGCGATGCAGTTAGACAATATGTTGCAATCCATCAGTAGTCTTTTACATGAAGAAACAAAGGTACTGTGCCTGTTAAATGGCATTGGTCACGAAGATATCATAAAAAATTATGTGCCTTATAACAATATTTTGTTAGGAAATACTATGTGGACATCGGATATGGAAGGACCAGGTAAGGTAAAATTATTTGGCGATGGTTCGATTGATTTGCAAAACTTAGGCGCAGGTCAAGAAAATGTTGCTAATGAAGTGGTAGAGGTATTGAACCAAGCAGGGTTAAATGCGAATGATTCATCGAATATCTTATCTTCTATTTACAAAAAAGCTTGTGTGAACGGAGCAGTCAATGGCTTATGTACACTTTTAGGTTGTAATATAGCTGACTTTGGGAAAACGACCTATGCCGATGCTATCGTGGAACAAATTGTTGATGAATTTATTGCCATTGCAGATGCTCAAGAGATAACTTTGAACAAAGACGAAGTTTTAGCACAAATTAAATCAAGCTTTAATCCAGAAACGATTGGACTGCACTATCCATCGATGCACCAAGATCTGATTGTTAATAATCGTCTGACCGAAATCGATTATATTAATGGCGTGATTGTTAGAAAAGGAAAGCAATATCAAATTTCTACTCCTTATTGTACTTTTCTAACAGAACTTATTCACACCAAAGAAGAAATACTAGGAGCAAAATAA
- a CDS encoding NADP-dependent oxidoreductase, giving the protein MKQEQLILKERPNGLPDDNTFQYKEVDTPEPGQDEILVKTLYLSVDPYMRGRMSDAPSYSAPFEVGKPLNGSTVSQVIRSNSDKFSEGDLVTAMLDFQEYNVAKASDVRKVQTNGLKPSNALSVLGMPALTAYFGMMHIGEPKKDETVVVSGAAGAVGQVAGQLAKSAGARVVGIVGSEKKAKYITETLGYDAAVEYKKGNVSDQLKETCPDGIDVYYENVGGEISEAVWPLLNVFARIPVCGAISSYNLKEGEEDIGLRMQRFLINSRAKMQGLLVGDFADSFDEAYDALEKGVANGELKFEETIYDGFHKTPDAFLGLFSGENIGKQIVKVAEEE; this is encoded by the coding sequence ATGAAACAAGAACAATTAATACTAAAAGAACGACCGAATGGTTTACCGGATGATAATACTTTTCAATATAAAGAAGTAGATACCCCTGAACCTGGACAAGATGAAATCTTGGTAAAAACATTATATCTATCGGTTGACCCGTATATGCGTGGTAGAATGTCAGATGCTCCTTCTTATTCAGCGCCATTTGAAGTTGGCAAGCCTTTGAATGGCAGTACAGTCAGCCAAGTAATTCGCTCAAATAGCGACAAATTTTCAGAGGGCGACCTCGTTACAGCGATGCTTGATTTTCAAGAGTATAACGTAGCCAAAGCCAGTGACGTACGTAAAGTACAAACAAACGGTTTAAAACCTAGTAATGCCTTAAGTGTGTTAGGAATGCCAGCTTTAACGGCTTACTTTGGCATGATGCACATTGGTGAACCCAAAAAAGACGAAACCGTCGTGGTATCTGGCGCAGCAGGTGCTGTTGGACAGGTAGCTGGTCAATTAGCCAAAAGCGCAGGTGCTCGTGTTGTTGGCATTGTTGGTTCGGAGAAAAAAGCCAAATATATTACTGAAACGCTAGGCTATGATGCAGCGGTTGAATATAAAAAAGGCAATGTCAGTGACCAACTCAAAGAAACTTGTCCTGATGGCATTGATGTTTACTACGAAAATGTTGGCGGAGAAATCTCTGAAGCTGTGTGGCCACTACTTAATGTCTTTGCAAGAATCCCGGTCTGTGGCGCAATTTCTTCTTATAACCTTAAAGAAGGCGAAGAAGATATCGGCTTGCGTATGCAACGTTTCTTAATTAATTCCCGAGCAAAAATGCAAGGCTTACTGGTTGGCGATTTTGCTGATTCCTTTGACGAAGCCTATGACGCATTAGAAAAAGGAGTAGCTAACGGCGAATTAAAATTTGAAGAAACGATTTATGACGGCTTCCATAAAACGCCGGATGCCTTTTTAGGTCTGTTTAGCGGCGAAAATATCGGTAAGCAAATCGTGAAAGTAGCTGAAGAAGAATAA
- a CDS encoding putative holin-like toxin — protein sequence MSVAEALGLMIGFGSLIATLIFGILAAVKNDKK from the coding sequence TTGTCTGTAGCTGAAGCATTAGGACTAATGATTGGTTTCGGTTCTTTAATCGCGACTTTAATCTTTGGCATCCTAGCAGCAGTAAAAAATGACAAGAAATAA
- a CDS encoding transposase — MRGRRDHDANYTQKTYTSTTKEGKIQTKSAWFYGYRVHLIADARYELPLLFRVTPAANGEKTVAKEMVAQMPSWLAERCDHLSADKGYDGGKLREIIEDRGMKPIIDIVNHWQGESTRQYQDTDFVYTYKGEVYYVSDRGKLIRAQYKGYHAASDTLRYETHPKNGAGIHRVSIPRAEDPRVFNLIGRDSKKFQRYYNERSAVERVNGRIDRDYLFEDHRVRGLAKMKLHVTTTFCLMLAKKKRALAQEKRPAA; from the coding sequence ATGCGAGGGCGTCGAGATCACGATGCCAATTATACCCAAAAGACTTATACCTCTACGACGAAAGAAGGGAAAATCCAAACAAAATCCGCTTGGTTTTATGGTTATCGCGTGCATCTAATCGCCGATGCCAGATATGAGTTGCCCCTTTTATTTCGAGTAACACCCGCGGCGAATGGGGAAAAAACGGTGGCTAAGGAAATGGTGGCCCAAATGCCTTCCTGGCTGGCGGAACGTTGCGACCATTTATCCGCAGATAAAGGCTATGACGGAGGAAAATTACGCGAGATCATTGAAGATCGAGGGATGAAGCCGATCATCGATATCGTGAATCATTGGCAAGGAGAAAGCACCCGACAATATCAAGACACCGACTTCGTTTATACTTATAAAGGAGAAGTTTATTATGTGAGCGATCGAGGAAAGCTTATCCGAGCGCAATACAAGGGGTATCATGCCGCTTCGGACACCCTTCGTTATGAAACGCATCCGAAAAATGGGGCGGGGATTCATCGGGTTTCGATTCCACGTGCCGAAGATCCACGGGTCTTTAACTTGATCGGGCGGGATTCGAAAAAATTTCAACGTTATTATAACGAGCGCTCCGCCGTGGAACGGGTCAACGGTCGTATCGACCGCGATTATCTCTTTGAAGATCACCGGGTACGGGGCTTAGCGAAAATGAAATTGCACGTGACCACCACATTTTGCTTGATGTTAGCGAAGAAAAAACGCGCCTTAGCCCAAGAAAAACGACCCGCGGCGTAA
- a CDS encoding transposase, whose protein sequence is MNSETIVPYNINLFEDFDCGPLQEFEALLNQIPYQHLIQELDDRRASGRDDWPNEAMFRCWIAMFVFHHQGPTELINELERNPFLRHACHLEPRYNRKNGHKSLAPSPSAFTRFQRRLIDVQDLLDALFAHMTEELQEALSDLGESLALDGKIIEAYAQRPPKKKKCEGVEITMPIIPKRLIPLRRKKGKSKQNPLGFMVIACI, encoded by the coding sequence ATGAATTCTGAAACTATTGTACCATACAATATCAACTTATTTGAAGATTTTGATTGCGGACCGCTTCAAGAGTTTGAAGCTCTATTAAATCAGATCCCTTACCAGCACTTGATCCAGGAATTAGATGACCGACGTGCGAGCGGTCGCGATGATTGGCCGAACGAAGCGATGTTTCGCTGCTGGATTGCGATGTTTGTCTTCCATCATCAAGGGCCCACGGAGTTAATCAATGAACTTGAGCGGAATCCTTTTTTACGTCATGCTTGTCATCTTGAACCACGCTACAATCGAAAAAACGGCCACAAAAGTTTAGCTCCTAGTCCTTCAGCTTTCACACGATTTCAAAGGCGACTGATCGATGTTCAAGACCTGCTCGACGCCCTATTTGCCCATATGACCGAGGAGCTACAAGAAGCGCTCTCCGACCTCGGCGAAAGCTTAGCTTTGGATGGCAAAATTATTGAAGCCTATGCCCAAAGACCGCCAAAAAAGAAAAAATGCGAGGGCGTCGAGATCACGATGCCAATTATACCCAAAAGACTTATACCTCTACGACGAAAGAAGGGAAAATCCAAACAAAATCCGCTTGGTTTTATGGTTATCGCGTGCATCTAA
- a CDS encoding YxeA family protein, giving the protein MKKLLIGLILLAVFAFGGLRVADSIVKSGDDYYVEITNKGHKKKEESDNGAPIISYDYTLTGFDETGQEKEMNFTAFKERPLIAGAYLKVTWNQKRGVTSYKQVKESDIPDKAKEKLIGGN; this is encoded by the coding sequence TTGAAGAAACTTTTAATCGGATTGATCCTGCTTGCTGTTTTCGCTTTTGGCGGACTAAGAGTCGCTGATTCTATCGTAAAAAGCGGCGATGATTACTACGTGGAAATTACCAACAAAGGGCATAAGAAAAAGGAAGAAAGTGACAACGGAGCTCCCATAATCTCTTATGATTACACATTAACTGGTTTTGATGAAACGGGGCAAGAAAAAGAAATGAACTTTACCGCTTTTAAAGAACGACCTTTGATAGCAGGCGCCTATTTAAAAGTGACCTGGAATCAGAAAAGAGGCGTCACTTCTTATAAGCAAGTCAAAGAAAGTGACATACCAGATAAGGCTAAAGAAAAATTAATTGGAGGAAATTGA
- a CDS encoding ABC transporter ATP-binding protein — MEKIVEAQNVKKVYGKEQGEQTEALKKLSFAVEKGEFIGIMGPSGSGKSTLLNLLATLDNPTDGTITINGNDVTKLKGNQVADFRSKQIGFIFQEFNLLENLTASENIAVPLSLQGVKPKEIKSRVKQIAQRLSIDSILKKYPAEISGGQKQRVAAARALVTQPAILLGDEPTGALDSQSSRDLLDTMKELNQNDQISILLVTHDPFSASYCQRILFIQDGMLQQEVKREDQSRESFYKQILTILGTLEQ, encoded by the coding sequence ATGGAAAAAATTGTAGAAGCTCAAAATGTAAAAAAAGTTTACGGCAAAGAACAAGGAGAACAAACTGAAGCGTTAAAAAAACTTTCTTTTGCTGTAGAAAAAGGCGAATTTATCGGTATTATGGGTCCTTCCGGTTCCGGAAAATCAACCTTATTAAATTTACTAGCAACGCTTGATAACCCAACGGATGGCACGATCACAATCAACGGAAATGATGTCACAAAATTAAAGGGCAATCAAGTAGCCGACTTTCGTAGCAAACAAATAGGTTTTATTTTTCAAGAGTTTAATTTATTGGAAAACTTAACCGCTTCTGAAAATATCGCAGTACCGCTTTCGCTTCAAGGTGTAAAGCCAAAGGAAATTAAAAGTCGAGTAAAACAAATAGCACAGCGTTTATCCATCGATTCCATTTTAAAAAAATATCCAGCCGAGATTTCCGGTGGTCAAAAACAGCGTGTCGCAGCTGCCCGTGCTTTAGTTACTCAACCTGCTATTTTATTAGGAGATGAACCAACGGGTGCACTTGATTCGCAAAGTTCACGCGATTTGTTAGATACCATGAAAGAATTAAATCAAAACGACCAGATTTCAATTTTACTTGTAACGCATGATCCTTTCTCTGCTAGTTATTGTCAACGAATTTTGTTTATCCAAGATGGCATGCTCCAACAAGAAGTAAAACGAGAAGATCAGAGTCGGGAAAGCTTTTATAAACAAATACTAACCATTTTAGGTACATTAGAACAATAG
- a CDS encoding FtsX-like permease family protein has translation MLLKLSLTGLKGRWRDYAVLFSGLTIAAGIFYMFQSMASNDDFLTNNSTVAMTGMIFQLGSVLLAIITLVYILYANSFLMSMRQKDYAMFMMLGAKQRKIGLLIFIETFTIGLLATLLGSAIGIGLTSIVSQLLTNQLDIQVTHFSPFNPKALLITLIFFTILFLLAATINASSIVRKPILSLLKANETPAKSRRKPIMLLLEAIGGILLLAVGYYMMDNVATFALLALVVALITIVLGTYFVFHSVMIFILNLLKRSDRLRLKKLNNFTLSQLSFRIQDYTKMLSMVAMIFALALGALTVGLGFRNEIPKMTDQASTYDLFLNNAQDADQKQVEGLNPTLNVSYQIKEDEDTVYFNQEQFDSEPLNAIYYDTTPQKTTYSGEQLANDEAKMDNLRVLLLPEQREKELAMLPEDQFAGLNHQTSSLQVVQVNDFMTQKDAIKKIVDENVQQNPSLTQDQLAMNQKYDIYTIFNETFSGFEFMGFFLGIAFLTMLASCLMFKILSGAASDVARYDMLNKIGTRMSLLKKSIRREIAVLFLAPGVLGAIHVLFGLKMFTGLLSEPYTGIWLPFLIFFVLYFLYYLLTIWLYTDIVLKKNK, from the coding sequence ATGCTTTTAAAATTATCACTAACCGGGCTTAAGGGACGTTGGCGTGATTACGCAGTCTTATTTTCTGGGCTGACGATTGCCGCTGGGATATTTTACATGTTTCAATCGATGGCCAGTAACGATGACTTTCTAACAAATAATTCGACTGTTGCCATGACGGGCATGATTTTCCAATTAGGCTCTGTTTTGCTGGCCATTATCACCTTAGTTTATATCTTATACGCGAATTCGTTTTTAATGAGTATGCGGCAAAAAGACTATGCGATGTTTATGATGTTAGGCGCGAAACAGCGCAAAATCGGACTTCTGATCTTTATTGAAACATTTACGATTGGACTTTTGGCTACGCTTCTAGGTTCCGCGATAGGCATAGGGTTAACATCTATTGTAAGTCAATTGTTAACCAATCAATTAGATATTCAGGTAACCCATTTTTCACCTTTTAACCCTAAAGCGTTACTGATTACATTAATCTTCTTTACAATACTGTTTTTATTGGCGGCCACTATCAATGCCTCTTCTATTGTTAGAAAACCAATTTTGTCTTTATTAAAAGCAAATGAAACGCCAGCGAAATCTCGACGCAAACCAATTATGCTATTATTAGAAGCCATCGGCGGCATCCTTTTACTAGCGGTTGGCTATTATATGATGGATAATGTCGCTACTTTTGCTTTATTAGCACTAGTTGTTGCCCTAATCACGATTGTATTAGGAACCTATTTCGTTTTCCATTCAGTCATGATTTTTATTTTAAATCTGCTGAAACGTTCGGATCGCTTAAGGTTAAAAAAATTAAATAACTTCACACTGTCTCAGTTAAGTTTTCGTATCCAAGACTACACGAAAATGCTTTCCATGGTAGCAATGATTTTTGCTTTAGCGTTAGGCGCACTGACAGTTGGACTAGGTTTTCGCAATGAGATCCCTAAAATGACAGACCAAGCATCAACTTATGACTTGTTTTTAAATAACGCCCAAGATGCCGATCAAAAACAAGTGGAGGGCTTAAATCCAACCTTAAATGTTAGCTACCAAATAAAAGAAGATGAAGATACGGTCTACTTTAACCAAGAACAATTTGATAGCGAACCTTTAAACGCGATTTATTATGATACTACGCCGCAAAAAACCACTTATTCTGGTGAACAACTAGCCAATGATGAAGCAAAAATGGACAATTTACGCGTTTTATTGTTACCTGAACAACGGGAAAAAGAATTGGCGATGTTGCCAGAAGATCAATTTGCAGGACTTAACCATCAAACAAGCAGTTTACAAGTCGTTCAAGTAAACGACTTTATGACTCAAAAAGATGCGATCAAAAAAATTGTTGACGAAAATGTGCAGCAAAATCCTTCTTTAACACAAGACCAATTGGCGATGAACCAAAAGTATGATATTTATACAATCTTCAACGAAACATTTTCCGGCTTCGAATTCATGGGATTTTTCCTCGGGATCGCTTTTTTGACAATGCTTGCCAGTTGCTTAATGTTTAAGATCCTATCAGGTGCAGCAAGTGACGTCGCTCGTTACGATATGTTAAATAAGATCGGTACCCGAATGAGTCTGCTAAAAAAATCAATTAGACGTGAAATTGCTGTATTATTTTTAGCTCCAGGAGTTTTAGGTGCTATTCATGTGTTGTTTGGACTCAAAATGTTTACCGGTTTGCTTAGCGAACCTTATACTGGAATCTGGCTACCTTTTCTCATTTTCTTTGTCTTATATTTTCTCTATTATTTACTGACTATCTGGTTGTATACAGATATCGTTTTAAAAAAGAATAAATAA
- a CDS encoding DUF6199 family natural product biosynthesis protein gives MNLTYLFIITIAVIVLIFGFINIFSPKTGWWLELGWRIKDAEPSNSALIMNRVSGVFMIIIASIIIYKIIQLM, from the coding sequence ATGAATTTAACATACCTTTTTATTATCACAATAGCTGTTATTGTACTTATCTTTGGTTTTATTAATATATTTTCGCCTAAAACAGGCTGGTGGCTAGAATTAGGTTGGCGGATAAAAGATGCTGAACCCTCCAATTCTGCTTTAATTATGAATCGTGTAAGCGGCGTTTTCATGATTATTATTGCTAGTATAATAATATACAAAATTATTCAGCTAATGTAG
- a CDS encoding ISL3 family transposase — protein sequence MSISHYTKEILDILDLNLTFEEDCFQKEAINGVICFVFYGQLSYRPQACFHCGEEDTACLMKWGFKEVTIQLNDVSEYKTLLKMKKQRFRCKTCGKTSIAETSVADRHCSIARRVKLAIAEKLAQPLSMSMVARLKHVSPTTVLRVLHSFQPKQLTPNTSLPEVLCFDEFQSVKRVSGAMSFIMMNGKTRQLLEIVANRQLPHLEAFFARYPREERAKVHYVVSDFYSPYASLVKALFPNAQLVIDRFHMSQHIGRAFQQQRKQVMNTFNRRQKEYKHLKKYWKLLQKKAWALDYKKRYWRPSFRDHLTEQEIVDRLLSYHSTLRQGYKIYQSFLSAFHKQDIERLDQLLKTDLSQLPDPFQPVVKTFRKYRQEIRLALTVPYSNGPLEGLNNHIKVLKRVAYGFHSFENFRQRIFLYRGKYFQPGPLPIQTKKSS from the coding sequence ATGTCCATCTCTCATTATACTAAAGAAATCCTAGATATCCTAGACTTAAATCTGACTTTTGAAGAAGATTGTTTCCAAAAAGAAGCCATTAACGGCGTCATTTGTTTTGTCTTTTATGGTCAGCTTTCTTATCGTCCACAAGCCTGTTTTCACTGTGGCGAAGAAGATACGGCTTGTTTAATGAAATGGGGATTCAAGGAAGTGACGATTCAGCTTAACGATGTGAGTGAATACAAAACCTTACTTAAAATGAAGAAACAACGTTTTCGTTGTAAAACTTGCGGGAAAACTTCTATCGCCGAAACCAGTGTCGCGGACCGTCATTGTTCGATCGCTCGACGCGTCAAACTCGCCATTGCAGAAAAATTAGCTCAACCCTTGTCGATGTCAATGGTCGCCCGGTTGAAGCATGTTTCGCCGACGACAGTTTTACGTGTGCTGCATAGTTTTCAACCTAAACAGCTAACCCCCAATACTTCCTTACCGGAAGTACTTTGTTTTGATGAATTTCAATCGGTCAAACGAGTTTCTGGTGCCATGAGTTTTATTATGATGAATGGGAAAACGCGGCAACTCTTAGAGATTGTCGCTAATCGACAACTGCCTCATTTAGAAGCCTTTTTCGCTCGTTATCCTAGAGAGGAAAGAGCCAAGGTGCACTATGTCGTTTCGGATTTTTACAGTCCGTATGCTTCCTTAGTTAAAGCCCTTTTTCCTAATGCGCAGTTAGTCATTGATCGTTTCCATATGAGCCAACATATTGGGCGAGCTTTCCAACAACAACGGAAACAAGTGATGAACACCTTTAACCGTCGGCAAAAAGAATATAAGCACCTCAAAAAATATTGGAAACTTCTACAGAAAAAAGCTTGGGCACTGGATTACAAAAAACGATATTGGCGGCCTAGTTTTCGGGATCATTTAACCGAGCAAGAGATTGTCGACCGCTTATTAAGTTATCATTCCACGCTTAGACAAGGCTATAAAATCTATCAATCGTTCCTTTCTGCATTTCATAAGCAAGATATCGAACGTTTGGATCAATTATTAAAAACCGATTTGTCTCAGCTTCCTGACCCGTTTCAGCCCGTAGTCAAGACCTTTCGCAAGTATCGACAAGAGATCCGGCTGGCTTTAACGGTGCCTTACTCTAATGGTCCTTTAGAAGGTTTAAATAATCATATTAAAGTCCTAAAACGAGTCGCTTATGGTTTCCATAGCTTTGAGAACTTTCGGCAACGGATCTTTTTATACCGAGGAAAGTATTTCCAACCCGGACCCTTACCTATACAAACTAAAAAAAGCAGCTAG
- a CDS encoding PepSY domain-containing protein → MKNYRKKIIGGIAVAAVFVTGGSYAWASTSNQEINNSDPSEIKLTEKQALDKFSDKYDKKVESMELEPTREGYVYEVESYDNDKQVEYNTKIDAASGDFISTKSDKDDEDDDEEETRYELDQKDVISRKEASKIAEKEADSGKAREWKLERVSDSTQTWEVNVLEKGMETEVAINAESGEVLEVEQDDD, encoded by the coding sequence GTGAAAAATTATCGAAAAAAAATCATTGGTGGCATTGCAGTAGCAGCCGTTTTTGTCACAGGGGGAAGCTATGCTTGGGCTTCAACGAGTAACCAAGAAATCAATAATTCCGATCCTAGTGAAATCAAGTTGACAGAAAAACAGGCACTGGATAAATTTTCGGATAAATATGACAAAAAAGTTGAAAGCATGGAGTTAGAGCCTACACGTGAAGGATATGTATATGAAGTAGAAAGCTATGATAATGATAAGCAGGTTGAATATAATACAAAAATCGATGCAGCTTCAGGTGATTTCATTTCTACAAAAAGCGATAAAGATGATGAGGACGATGACGAAGAAGAAACTCGTTACGAATTAGACCAAAAAGATGTGATCAGTCGAAAAGAGGCAAGTAAGATTGCAGAAAAAGAAGCAGACAGCGGTAAAGCGCGTGAATGGAAATTAGAACGTGTTTCTGATTCCACACAGACTTGGGAAGTCAACGTTCTTGAAAAGGGAATGGAAACTGAAGTAGCTATTAATGCAGAATCCGGAGAAGTGTTAGAAGTAGAACAAGATGATGATTAA
- a CDS encoding sensor histidine kinase — protein MKTKQTAKRQLTVRFMGLFALILLLINLIFVGISIAFVYNYISDRSEHIFETIEKSDPSGQDWSSLVDSYVIQDEEEALKVSLPNGEVHYSEDAAETFEDVAKGRSLPFLEHLVFVDDERYYYEEKELGNTKVALVIDSEAITDIVVNLLIVNLLLNVVGLVVGALLIYWMVGRWSLRLSKMSTELNQLDETQDFLTVPDDPKEMYQVATAFNTLLEKQRQAIQREKQFVSDASHELRTPITAIRGHVNLIQRRSEAHPEVIPQSLSFIDKESKRIDQLSEQLLNLSRAENKTQLEDIDFSTLVSREVEQLQATTEREIVSQIEPGIYFKAAKSELQQIIQNLVGNALKYAPTGEIQISLQKEDTIRLQVADHGIGIADEEKEKIFERLYRVDQSRASEVKGSGIGLSIVKALVEKYEGEIQVDDNQPQGTVFTILFPKK, from the coding sequence ATGAAAACTAAACAAACAGCAAAACGACAATTAACTGTACGCTTTATGGGGTTATTTGCTCTGATATTACTCTTAATCAATTTGATTTTTGTCGGCATATCGATTGCGTTTGTCTATAATTACATTTCTGATCGAAGCGAACATATTTTTGAAACAATCGAAAAAAGTGACCCGTCAGGACAAGATTGGTCTAGTCTAGTTGACAGTTATGTAATACAAGATGAAGAAGAAGCACTGAAAGTCAGTTTACCCAATGGCGAAGTTCATTATTCAGAAGATGCGGCGGAAACATTTGAAGATGTTGCGAAAGGACGAAGCTTACCCTTCTTAGAACATTTGGTATTTGTGGATGACGAGCGTTACTACTACGAGGAAAAGGAGTTAGGAAATACTAAGGTAGCTTTGGTAATTGATAGTGAAGCAATCACAGATATTGTAGTGAACCTATTAATCGTGAACCTTTTGCTGAATGTAGTTGGTTTAGTGGTTGGGGCTTTGTTGATTTATTGGATGGTAGGCCGTTGGAGTCTAAGGTTAAGCAAAATGTCTACAGAATTGAACCAACTAGATGAAACACAAGATTTCTTGACTGTGCCAGATGATCCTAAAGAAATGTATCAGGTTGCCACTGCATTTAATACATTGTTAGAAAAACAACGGCAGGCGATTCAGCGGGAAAAACAATTTGTCAGCGATGCTTCACACGAATTACGAACGCCCATCACAGCTATTCGTGGGCATGTCAATTTGATTCAGCGAAGAAGTGAGGCTCATCCGGAAGTGATCCCACAATCTCTTAGTTTTATCGATAAGGAATCAAAGCGCATAGACCAGCTAAGTGAACAATTGCTGAACCTTAGTCGCGCAGAGAACAAAACTCAATTGGAAGATATTGATTTTTCAACACTTGTTAGCCGGGAAGTAGAACAGTTACAAGCGACCACTGAACGAGAGATCGTTTCACAAATAGAACCAGGAATTTACTTTAAAGCAGCAAAGTCCGAACTACAGCAGATCATTCAAAATTTAGTAGGAAATGCTTTGAAATACGCACCTACTGGCGAAATCCAGATTTCGCTGCAAAAAGAAGATACTATTCGTTTACAAGTGGCCGATCATGGAATCGGTATTGCTGATGAGGAAAAAGAAAAAATTTTTGAACGACTTTACCGCGTTGATCAATCGCGAGCTAGTGAAGTTAAGGGTTCAGGTATTGGACTATCGATTGTAAAAGCACTCGTTGAAAAATATGAAGGGGAAATCCAGGTAGACGACAATCAGCCTCAAGGAACAGTATTTACGATCCTATTTCCTAAAAAATGA
- a CDS encoding response regulator transcription factor, with protein MEPLNLLLVEDEESLASFIQSELQFEGYKTTWEANGQTALEIFLKQKEQFDLILLDWMLPGIDGITVARKIRKVSKIPIIMMTARTQTTDIVVGLDTGLDDYITKPFEIEELFARIRVVERRLQEQNEEGSSLQYHGIAMDIAKHQVRIKDELIELTPKEFGILYQLMKEPEVVKKRDELLNEVWGYDYFGQTNVVDVYIRTLRNKLKDVGADSFIQTIRGVGYVLRVPYEN; from the coding sequence ATGGAACCGTTAAACTTGTTATTAGTAGAAGATGAAGAAAGTTTGGCTAGCTTTATTCAAAGTGAATTGCAATTTGAAGGGTATAAAACAACTTGGGAAGCAAATGGACAAACAGCGTTAGAAATTTTTTTAAAGCAAAAAGAACAATTTGACTTGATCTTATTAGATTGGATGTTACCTGGAATAGACGGAATTACAGTTGCTCGAAAAATTCGCAAAGTCAGTAAGATTCCGATCATTATGATGACCGCTCGTACTCAAACAACAGATATTGTAGTAGGTTTAGATACTGGATTAGATGATTACATCACAAAACCCTTTGAAATCGAAGAACTATTTGCGCGTATCCGTGTGGTTGAACGACGTTTACAAGAACAAAATGAAGAAGGTAGTTCATTGCAATATCATGGAATCGCCATGGACATAGCAAAACATCAAGTACGGATTAAAGATGAGTTGATCGAACTGACACCAAAGGAGTTTGGAATCTTGTATCAGCTAATGAAAGAACCCGAAGTTGTAAAAAAACGTGATGAGTTATTGAATGAAGTTTGGGGCTATGATTACTTTGGACAAACAAACGTTGTCGATGTGTACATCAGGACATTGCGGAATAAATTAAAAGATGTTGGGGCGGATTCTTTCATTCAGACAATCCGCGGTGTTGGTTATGTTTTGAGGGTTCCTTATGAAAACTAA